One genomic segment of Besnoitia besnoiti strain Bb-Ger1 chromosome VII, whole genome shotgun sequence includes these proteins:
- a CDS encoding rhoptry protein ROP10 (encoded by transcript BESB_079140) yields MGQLTGTLPVFLLLGLFGISEKLSHSASGLQLRLHSSALWHDRGYPPVGSDAEEALSSSAWVDLSSGENEDADKQQRGGAAGTSGGNALGAAPASPASTDAQAVNPSSPAEPGESPVNATNDAGDESADLSSDIPTLPENSDAGDESLGDQKDNPSTDDNDTVAVTQASDANAEQVDTDPSDAAQPSPAEAGASSAAPTASSETGESVADGGTLTDAEESVSPAGDDLAPTATGAAAADTSLSESAVTSDANSLQESEEVSGSGQPEGTPLNVNPGDPTSDIGNGNSIGDGVSEMGSATSSDGPQEFQEMESPDAAQDQAADTSPSGTEAAGVPFETSGPEAQPSGGASSTQGAPLALLKHEEDVPVVPSASAGSPRFRQWTSQFLGTGKEQFQLMQRTNVAEAAGKGAKNLRASMEILHNTTSFFSALRAQQHARKAASPQQQDSGSPIPNQLHESGAVPLSEPASPRQQEGAVEDTEPEAGVSASTETPDSSEEAGLENV; encoded by the coding sequence ATGGGACAGCTAACTGGGACTCTTCCAGTTTTCCTTTTACTGGGCTTGTTCGGTATCTCTGAAAAACTTTCTCATTCTGCTAGTGGCCTTCAACTGCGGCTCCATTCTTCTGCTCTGTGGCACGACCGAGGGTATCCTCCTGTGGGTTCggatgcggaggaggcaTTGAGCTCGAGTGCGTGGGTCGACCTGTCGTCTGGGGAAAATGAGGACGCGGATAAACAGCAAAGAGGTGGGGCTGCAGGAACTTCAGGAGGAAATGCTCTCGGTGCCGCCCCAGCATCGCCCGCCTCCACTGACGCGCAGGCAGTCAACCCATCCAGCCCTGCGGAGCCAGGTGAATCACCGGTTAATGCCACGAATGATGCAGGAGATGAATCCGCAGACCTATCCTCTGACATCCCGACTCTTCCGGAGAATAGTGACGCTGGAGACGAGTCACTGGGTGACCAAAAAGACAACCCAAGCACTGACGATAATGACACTGTGGCCGTAACTCAAGCCTCGGATGCCAATGCAGAACAAGTAGACACAGATCCTTCTGATGCAGCccagccttcgcctgcggaggctggtgcttcttcagcagcCCCGACAGCCTCGTCAGAGACAGGTGAATCAGTGGCCGATGGTGGCACGTTAACAGATGCGGAGGAGTCTGTGTCACCTGCGGGCGATGACTTAGCGCCCACAGcgacaggcgctgcagctgcagacacaTCATTGAGTGAATCTGCCGTCACTTCAGATGCAAACAGTTTGCAGGAAAGCGAGGAGGTGAGTGGATCAGGACAACCAGAGGGCACACCGCTGAACGTCAACCCTGGCGACCCAACGAGCGACATCGGGAATGGAAACAGCATTGGCGATGGCGTCTCAGAAATGGGTTCGGCAACGAGCTCTGATGGACCACAAGAATTTCAAGAGATGGAATCGCCAGATGCAGCGCAGGATCAGGCAGCCGACACTTCACCAAGCGGGACAGAAGCTGCGGGCGTGCCGTTTGAGACGTCAGGACCCGAGGCTCAGCCATCGGGGGGCGCATCGTCAACGCAAGGAGCACCGTTAGCCTTATTGAAGCACGAGGAGGACGTCCCGGTAGTAccttccgcgtctgcaggcagcCCTCGATTTCGCCAGTGGACGAGCCAGTTCCTGGGCACAGGGAAGGAGCAGTTCCAGCTGATGCAGAGAACGAAcgtcgcggaggcagcgggaaAAGGGGCTAAGAATCTACGCGCGTCCATGGAAATACTGCATAACACAACGTCTTTCTTCAGCGCGTTGCGCGCTCAACAGCATGCCAGAAAGGCGGCCAGCCCCCAACAACAGGATTCTGGTTCACCGATCCCGAATCAGTTACACGAGTCAGGTGCAGTGCCTCTCTCGGAGCCTGCTTCCCCCCGTCAACAAGAAGGCGCGGTAGAAGATACGGAACCAGAGGCTGGTGTATCTGCGTCCACTGAAACACCGGATAGCTCGGAAGAAGCAGGACTAGAGAATGTATAA